A single Aquificaceae bacterium DNA region contains:
- a CDS encoding 3'-5' exonuclease, with translation MIRALIDKLLGSREELSWEVNKETKIEDLCFVVFDTETTGLDLKKDEALSIGAVKIENLRIDLSKNFYALLKPTREYNESIKVHGITPEDLRSARERKEICMEFLEYARGCILAGYFLQIDISMLKKLIKEECGFSLKAYALDLLDLVEHKGKVPTLEELLKIFKLPISTQHNALEDAYMTALLLLRLLKDGNYKKLKDLPVRRF, from the coding sequence ATGATAAGGGCTCTCATAGATAAACTCTTAGGGAGCAGGGAAGAGCTTAGCTGGGAGGTAAACAAAGAGACAAAAATTGAGGACCTGTGCTTTGTAGTCTTTGATACAGAAACTACTGGGCTTGACCTTAAAAAGGACGAAGCTTTAAGTATTGGTGCGGTAAAGATAGAAAACCTCAGAATAGACCTAAGCAAAAATTTCTATGCCCTTCTAAAGCCTACAAGGGAATATAACGAATCAATAAAAGTGCATGGTATAACTCCAGAGGATTTACGCAGTGCAAGAGAGAGAAAGGAGATATGCATGGAGTTTTTAGAATACGCAAGGGGGTGTATACTTGCGGGATACTTTCTTCAAATTGACATATCCATGCTCAAAAAGCTTATAAAAGAGGAATGTGGATTTTCTCTAAAAGCCTACGCCCTTGACCTGCTTGACTTGGTGGAACACAAGGGTAAAGTGCCAACCCTTGAAGAACTTCTAAAAATCTTTAAACTTCCCATATCAACCCAACACAACGCCCTTGAGGATGCATATATGACCGCCCTCTTGCTGTTAAGACTTCTGAAAGACGGAAACTACAAGAAACTCAAAGACCTTCCCGTTAGGAGATTTTAG